In Arthrobacter citreus, a single genomic region encodes these proteins:
- a CDS encoding sensor histidine kinase produces the protein MKKFLLFLKFEKSYLFLYIISNIILVTLLTTDPSISFRWDTFTYAFALNIFIFVAFLLYRFQKNSQTIRHIDEEDYENLSFEGVYYEKYIEELKRNHIRTINDVQAKQKEYHDYIVSWFHEIKTPISVLRLMQQTDFEPKSLIEEITKIEQYVDQALYYAKLDNFNQDYEIKNCNLDRLVKDTLKTHSKAFFAKKIRLNLSIEPTIIQSDSKWLQFILNQLITNSLKYSNENGEIAISTNETQQEKLLIIEDNGVGIKQEDLPRIFNRGFTGTNGRIFTKSTGMGLYLAQELSNKLGHFITCTSEENIYTQFVIHFPKNIDPFWSTKKNSLAHNKGAPF, from the coding sequence ATGAAGAAGTTTTTACTGTTCCTTAAGTTTGAAAAATCATATTTGTTTCTATACATTATAAGCAACATCATCCTTGTCACTTTACTTACAACCGACCCTTCCATTTCATTTCGATGGGATACATTCACTTATGCCTTTGCACTGAATATATTCATTTTTGTAGCCTTTCTTCTTTATCGTTTTCAGAAAAATAGTCAGACGATACGCCACATAGACGAAGAAGATTATGAAAACCTATCTTTTGAAGGGGTCTACTATGAAAAATATATTGAAGAACTAAAGCGCAATCATATTAGAACGATCAATGATGTTCAAGCTAAGCAAAAAGAATATCATGACTATATTGTCTCTTGGTTTCACGAGATAAAAACACCTATCTCTGTATTACGATTGATGCAACAAACTGACTTCGAGCCTAAAAGTTTAATAGAAGAAATTACTAAGATTGAGCAATATGTTGACCAAGCACTTTACTATGCTAAGCTCGATAACTTTAATCAGGACTATGAAATTAAAAACTGCAACTTAGATCGTCTCGTTAAAGATACTTTGAAAACACACTCTAAAGCCTTCTTTGCTAAAAAAATTCGTTTAAACTTGTCCATAGAACCTACAATTATCCAAAGTGATTCAAAATGGTTACAATTCATCTTAAACCAACTAATTACGAATAGTTTGAAGTATTCGAACGAAAATGGAGAAATAGCAATCTCCACAAATGAAACACAACAGGAGAAGCTTTTAATCATCGAAGATAATGGTGTCGGAATTAAACAAGAGGACTTGCCGCGCATATTCAATCGTGGCTTTACTGGAACAAATGGACGCATTTTCACTAAATCCACTGGTATGGGTTTATATTTAGCCCAGGAGTTATCAAATAAATTGGGGCATTTTATTACTTGTACTTCAGAAGAAAATATCTATACTCAATTTGTCATCCACTTTCCAAAAAATATTGACCCATTTTGGTCTACAAAGAAAAACTCTTTAGCACATAATAAAGGAGCTCCCTTTTAA
- a CDS encoding DUF2157 domain-containing protein: MSKLEQKLKEWHKLNLLDDDSLNRILDYERHQGKVEKQSFLGNIVPFLIALLVAFAILALVGSNWNEYSQTMRLVIIFVTLFVFHAVAFISYQKGKELFGHCLNFINVIGYACAFVLIVQMYQFSSDSPVFLITWTMLAFLYYYVLKQDMFYYLFLGIGFFSLSYSAGIDTVHVYLLQIPLLLCSIYFLKIMKNRWSVSFNYSFLGYIIIMFFQTFSNRQYFIPIILVVFILWYLNERGVIDYVLLPVFTIFVWFFTYFTTTFGGLYDVAHELQKEFSYGFLKPVAVPLFDAIILLILILAIYTAYKKWKNNVAMKNHLWIFLFIFLLPILGVQDKLANMIVGVLILFAYSCIRLFNGVSGHERGSIIIGFITFAALVIGIYTGLAVSFISKSIVFIILAIVLYLVFLQSKKVRGDEHAK; the protein is encoded by the coding sequence ATGAGTAAATTAGAACAAAAGCTAAAGGAGTGGCACAAGCTCAATTTACTAGATGATGATTCATTAAATCGAATACTTGATTACGAAAGGCATCAAGGCAAGGTTGAGAAGCAATCATTTTTAGGGAATATAGTGCCATTTTTAATTGCTTTACTTGTGGCATTTGCGATTCTAGCACTTGTGGGTAGTAATTGGAATGAATATAGTCAGACTATGAGATTAGTTATTATTTTTGTAACGCTTTTTGTTTTCCACGCAGTAGCATTTATAAGTTATCAAAAAGGCAAAGAGTTGTTTGGACATTGTTTAAATTTTATTAATGTGATTGGATATGCATGTGCATTTGTTTTAATTGTACAAATGTATCAATTTTCTAGTGATAGTCCAGTATTTCTTATTACGTGGACTATGCTCGCGTTTCTTTATTACTATGTCCTAAAGCAGGATATGTTTTATTATCTGTTTTTAGGAATTGGGTTTTTTAGCTTGAGCTATAGTGCAGGAATAGATACTGTACATGTTTATCTACTACAAATTCCATTGTTGCTTTGCTCAATATATTTCTTGAAAATCATGAAGAATCGTTGGAGTGTAAGCTTTAATTATTCATTCCTAGGTTATATCATCATTATGTTTTTCCAGACATTTTCAAATCGCCAGTATTTTATACCTATTATTCTAGTCGTATTTATTCTTTGGTATTTGAATGAACGCGGAGTAATTGACTATGTACTCCTGCCAGTATTTACGATTTTTGTATGGTTCTTCACCTATTTCACTACAACATTTGGGGGATTGTATGATGTAGCTCATGAGCTACAAAAGGAATTTTCATATGGGTTTTTGAAGCCGGTAGCAGTACCGTTATTTGATGCTATTATTCTGTTAATCCTTATACTAGCAATCTACACTGCATACAAAAAGTGGAAGAATAATGTGGCTATGAAAAATCATCTTTGGATTTTCTTATTTATATTTTTATTACCAATTTTAGGTGTTCAAGATAAATTAGCCAATATGATTGTAGGTGTTTTGATCTTATTTGCTTATTCATGTATCCGTCTATTTAATGGAGTTTCAGGTCACGAAAGAGGTAGCATCATTATAGGGTTTATAACATTTGCAGCGCTTGTAATTGGCATTTACACTGGATTAGCTGTTTCATTCATAAGCAAATCAATTGTGTTTATCATCCTTGCAATTGTTTTATATCTTGTATTTCTTCAATCGAAAAAAGTAAGAGGTGATGAACATGCAAAGTAA
- a CDS encoding response regulator transcription factor has translation MFKIMIVEDDEKIRKIVSETLKKWQYEVIEVTKFDQVLLEFENTQPHLVLLDINLPTLDGFYWCQQIRMTSKVPIIFLSSRTQNMDVIMAINMGGDDFVQKPFDLGVLVAKVSALLRRNYTYQDESNTNLTHRNLQFNLNNSTVAYMKNSAELSRNEFIILQIMMRNIGKIVSRDDLMQALWNDDQFIDDNTLTVNVNRLRRKISSLGLDDFIHTRKGQGYII, from the coding sequence TTGTTTAAAATCATGATTGTAGAAGATGATGAAAAAATTCGCAAAATCGTCTCCGAAACGTTGAAGAAGTGGCAATACGAGGTAATTGAAGTGACAAAGTTTGATCAAGTCCTTTTAGAGTTTGAGAATACTCAACCTCACCTTGTTTTATTGGATATAAACCTCCCCACTTTAGACGGATTTTATTGGTGCCAACAGATTAGAATGACCTCTAAGGTTCCAATTATATTTCTTTCTTCTAGAACTCAAAATATGGACGTTATAATGGCAATTAATATGGGCGGCGACGACTTTGTTCAAAAGCCATTTGATTTAGGTGTTTTAGTCGCGAAGGTTAGTGCGCTATTAAGAAGAAATTATACATATCAAGATGAGAGCAATACGAATCTCACTCATCGTAATCTACAATTCAATTTAAATAATTCAACAGTTGCTTATATGAAAAATTCAGCTGAGCTATCAAGAAACGAATTTATTATTCTCCAAATTATGATGCGTAATATTGGAAAAATCGTGTCCAGAGATGATTTAATGCAGGCGCTTTGGAATGATGACCAATTCATTGATGATAATACTTTGACTGTCAACGTTAATCGATTACGACGAAAAATCTCCTCACTTGGGCTTGATGATTTTATTCATACTCGCAAAGGTCAAGGATATATCATATGA